The genomic segment ATCAGCCGCGCAATTATCTCTTCCCGCGAGAAGGCTGAATCCCGGGCCAACCTTTTGACCAGGCTCTCCCGGATTGAGTCGGTTTACATCCCTTCTTTTTTCCGGGTGGAATACCGTTCAGATGGGAGGGTCGAGCGCATCATCCCGCTGGCAGAGAATTATGCAACGGTTTCCCGTCGCATCCTTCCAGATTTGAATAAGGGGGATTTTCCTCAGCATCCCATTCTGCCTTTCATGGAAATTATCCACGATCGCCTGAACATCGAAATTGCCCGAGGCTGCACTCGCGGGTGCCGTTTCTGCCAGGCTGGCATGATCTACCGCCCCGTGAGAGAGCGTTCCTTCCAAAAAATTTGCCAACTCATTGAAGAAGGTCTGAAAAACACCGGCCATGATGAAGTCTCCCTCCTTTCCCTGAGCACAGGAGATTATTCCTGCCTCGAGCCTTTGCTCACGAACGTTATCGATCAATACCGTAATGAGCGGGTGGCTGTTTCCCTTCCCTCCCTCCGCGTAGAAACCCTCAAGCCTTCTCTTATCCAAAAAATTAGGGAAGTACGCAAGACTGGATTTACCTTGGCTCCCGAAGCCGGAACAACCCGCCTTCGCCAAGTTATCAACAAGGGCAACACAGAGGAAGACCTCCTGGCCAGTATCCATGCTGTTTTTTCGGCCAACTGGCAGTTAGTGAAACTTTATTTTATGATCGGCCTTCCTACGGAAACAGAGGAAGACCTGCAGGGAATCGTTGCTCTATGCCGCAGGGCTCTGGCAGAGGCGCGACGCGCCAAGGGTTCCGCGCGAATTAACATCAGCATATCCACTTTCATTCCCAAAGCCCATACCCCCTTCCAATGGGAACCTCAGCTATCTATGACCGAAATCGCGCAGAAGCAGAAATTTTTGCGGAAAAACTTGGAGCGGCATGGACTACGTTTAAAATGGGTGGATCCTCCCCTGAGCCTCCTGGAAGGAGTCTTTGCTCGTGGCGACCGCAGGTTGGGGCGTACTCTGGAAATGGCTTACCAATTGGGTTGTCGATTGGATGGTTGGGGAGATCATTTTTGTTGGGAACGGTGGGAAAAAGCTTTTGCCCGGACTAACCTCGAGCCCTCCTTTTTCGCCCAGCGCCTGCGGGAATTGGATGAAATTTTGCCCTGGGACCATCTGGATTCGAGAGTGAGTAAGCGGTTTCTTCGGGAAGAACGCCACAAAGCCTTTCAGGGGGTAGCCACTGTTGATTGTCGTGAGGCCTCTTGCACCGGCTGCGGGGTTTGCTATGGAGTTGAACTTTTCCATAACCGCTTAGCCGATAAGAATGAGGATCGATCTCAAGAAGCTTTTCGAGCCCAAAAAACAAAAATCCCTCCCCCCCCGATTCACCGCTTTCGCTCGCATTATGCTAAATTTGGTGCAATGAAGTTTTTGGGCCATCTCGATCTCACTCGGTTGTTGACCCGAGCTTTCCGCCGGGCCCGGATTCCATTGGCCTTTTCTCAGGGATTCCATCCCTTACCCCGGGTTTCTTTTGGCCCTCCCCTCCCCGTCGGGTATGAAAGTTGGGCGGAATTTTTGGATTTCCAAATTCAGGGCGACATCCATCCCCAGGAGATTACTTTACGCATGAACAATGTCCTCCCGCCTGGCATTAAATTCTTAGAAACGAAAGAAATTTTATTGAAATCTCCTTCTGTTTTTGTTAGTATTATTAATAATTTGTACTTAATCCGCTTTTCAGATCCTGGTGAGCTTCGGGAAGAAAAAATTGAACTCTTCCACCGGGAAGAAAAAATAGTGGCTTGGGAGGCCCAAAAAAACAAATCTTTCGACCTGAAAAAGTTGGTGGAATCCATCGATTGGGTGGACAAGGTTACTTTGCAGATGAGGATTCGTTCTGGGGAAGGGGGAACGATCCGACCGGAGAAAATTCTGGATTTTATCTTCGGGTGGCCTAAAGAGAAGAGGCCTACAATGATCGTACAAAAACTCCAAGCAGAGTTCAGGGAATCAGACCCATGGCTAACGAAATTCTGATCAATGTTAATTCTGGGGAAACTCGAGTTGCCCTTTTAGAGAACGGCGTTCTCGTAGAAATGTATCTGGAGCGCAACTCGGATCAAGGGATTAGCGGGAACATTTACAAAGGCCGGGTCGTCCGAGTGCTTCCAGGCATGCAAGCGGCCTTTGTGGATATCGAATTGGATAAAGCGGCCTTCCTGTACGTCACCGACGTCCATCAGGGCTTCGACGATTTGGAACTCATGATGCGGGCCCAAGAGGACGACGCCAACGGAATTCCGAGCAGTGAAGATGAAGATATATTGGACCTGAACACTCCGTTCCAAATTGAAGACCTATTGCATGAAGGGCAAGAAGTTCTTGTCCAAGTTTCCAAAGAGCCTTTAGGCTCGAAGGGAGCCCGGATTACTTCCCACATTTCCCTTCCTGGGCGCCATTTGGTTCTTATGCCCATGGTGGACCAAGTTGGCGTATCCCGCCGGATCGAAAACGAAGCCGAACGGCGACGCCTCCGGGAGATTATCCAGCGCATTAAACCCGCCGGTTGCGGATTAATCGTGCGCACGGCTTCCGAAGGGAAAGGGGAGGCTGAACTGCGCCAGGATATGGATTTTCTCCTGAAAATGTGGAACAACATCCAGAAACGCAAAGCCACGAGCCCAGTGCCTAGCCTGCTGCACAAAGACCTGGATATTACGCTGCGGGTCATCCGGGATTTATTCACCCTGGATGTGGAGCGTGCCGTAATCGATTCGGAAGAGGAATTCCGAGAAATCCAGGATTTTTGCGAGACTTTCATGCCCCAACTGAAATCTTCCATTGAACTCTACGATAAGGAAGAGCCCCTCTTCGATTTTTTTGGGATCGAAATGGAAATCAGCCGGGCCTTGGGCCGAAGAGTCTGGCTTAAATCTGGCGGTTATATCGTCATCGAAATGACCGAAGCTTTGACCGTTATCGACGTGAATACCGGGCGTTATGTGGGCAAAAGGAATTTAGAGGATACGATCCTAAAAACCAACATGGAAGCGGTTAAAGAGATTGCTTACCAGCTTCGGTTGCGCAACATCGGCGGGATCATCATCATTGATTTCATCGATATGGAAAAAGAGTCCAGTCGGGAGAAGGTTTTTCAGGCTCTTATGGAGGCCCTAAAAAAAGACAAGAGTAAAACCAATATTCTGAAAATCTCCGAACTGGGACTGGTGGAAATGACCCGTAAACGCACCCGGGAAAGCTTGGGACGGATTCTCAGCGAGAGATGCTTTTACTGCGAAGGTCGGGGTTTCCTTAAATCTCGCTCGACCATCTGCCAGGAGATTCTTCGGGAAATTCAGCGGGATATTCGCGACCTGCGCGGGGGGAATATTCTGGTAAATGTTCACCCCAATGTAGCTAATTTCATGTATGATGAGGCCCGTTGTGAGATAGAAAAAATAGAAAAGCGATTTAGCAAAAGAATCGTTGTCAGAGGCAAAAGCGACTATCACCTGGAACAATTTGAAATTAACAGCAGCAATGGGCAGTTTTCCTTTGACAAAAAGGAATCAGAAATTTTATAATAGTTAATTAAATTTTTATGCTCTTAAAAGCAGCAAGCTCATAGGGACGGCTAAGCCCGTTTAGATTTTTGATTTCGGCAATGGAACCAACGATCTAAGCGGTAAGGGGTACATATTTTTTTGATTTACAGTTGATAGCCATTGGTGCCTGAATGAATTCAAAAATTTGGAGGATCCTGTGTACGCAATAATCCGTACGGGTGGTAAGCAGTACAAAATTTCCCCGGGGGATACGATCCGGGTGGAAAAAATGGAAGGTAAGACTGGCGATGCAGTGGAACTCAAAGACGTTCTTTGGTACGCGGAAGGAGAGAAAGTCTTTGCCGGGAAACCTTTACTTCCCAACGTCAAAATTGTTGGGGAGATCCTGGGACAGCAAAGAGCCAAGAAAGTGATCGTCTTCAAGATGAAACGCCGTAAAGGATATGCCCGGAGAAAAGGGCATCGTCAATCCTTCACTACCCTGAAAATTAAAGAAATCAATGTGCAGTAACCCTTGGAGTGCAAGGGTTTCTTGGAGGAAGCATGGCTCATAAAAAAGGACAGGGAAGCTCAAGGAACGGGAGAGACAGCGCCAGTCAAAGGTTAGGAGTGAAACGTTTCGGCGGACAAAAAGTTCATGCCGGATCGATCCTGGTTCGGCAACACGGTACCCGTATCCATGCGGGTGTCAATGTGGGGATGGGGAAAGATTTCACCCTTTTCGCGAAGATTGATGGCGTTGTCACCTTTGAGCGACTCGATAGAGAACGAAAGAAAGTCAGCGTATACGCCCTCCCGGCCGAAGGGATCCAAGTATAAGGTAACTTTGCTGGCAGGGGAAATTTAACGGGTGTTACGTGTCTTGGGAGTTTGACCGATCAAATTTGTTGATGAAGCGAAAATCTTCGTCAAAGCTGGAGACGGAGGAAACGGTTGCCTTAGCTTTCGCCGTGAAAAACATGTCCCCCGTGGAGGACCCAACGGCGGCGACGGGGGAAAAGGCGGAGACGTGATCTTAAAGGCTGATAGCCAGATCACCACGCTTCTCGATTTTCGCTACCAGCAGCATTACCACGCCAAACGAGGCCAGCACGGTAAAGGAAAAAATCAGGAAGGGCGCAGCGCTCCTCCCCTCATCCTTCCCGTTCCAGTAGGAACAATCGTCCGCGATGCCGCCAGCGGAGAAATCCTCAGCGATTTTACAAAAAAGGGAGAAACCTTTATTGTGGCCCCAGGGGGTTGGGGTGGCCGGGGCAATGCGCATTTTGCTACCCCTACCCTTCAAGCTCCCCGCCACGCTGAACTCGGGCAAACGGGAGAAGAACGATGGCTCCTTCTTGAATTGAAATTGATGGCCGATGTGGGCATCGTCGGCTTCCCCAATGCGGGGAAGTCTACCCTCATTTCTAAGATCTCTGCCGTCCGCCCCAAAATTGCCGATTATCCCTTCACGACTCTGGTTCCCCATTTAGGAGTGGTCACTTTCGGCGATCATAAGCCCATGGTAGTGGCGGACATCCCCGGGATTATCACCGGGGCCCACGAAGGGGCAGGTTTGGGTTTGAGGTTTCTCCGCCATATAGAACGAACATCTCTTCTCCTCCACTTATTAGACATCTCCGGCACTAGCCAGCGTGACCCCCTAGAGGATTATTTGGCCCTGAATCAGGAACTTTCCCTTTTTAGCCCGAGGCTGGCGGCTAAACCACAAGTTGTCGCCTTGAATAAAATTGATGTACCCGAAGCCCGCCAGAATCTTATAGAGGTCCGACGTTACTTTAAAAAGATCAAAAAGGAAGTTCATCCCATCTCTGCCTTGACTGGAGAAGGCCTGCCCAGGCTCCTGGCATCTTTATCCAAGGCTCTCACCCAACGGTTAAAAGAGGATAAGCAAGAATGACCCGTAAAACCATAATGAACAAGGTTCACCGGATCGTTCTGAAAGTGGGTAGCCAGGTTCTCACGGCCAAGGGAAAATCCCTTAGCCAGGCCGTTTTCGATCGGTTGGCCCGGGAACTCAGTGCCGCGAAAAAAAAGGGTTACGAAATGGTTATC from the Deltaproteobacteria bacterium genome contains:
- a CDS encoding TIGR03960 family B12-binding radical SAM protein → MIKEDLLSVSKPSRYIGGEINSVVKDLDSTRLKFALAFPDVYEVGMSHLGFQILYHILNQDPEIACERVFAPWPDMEKLLRDKDLPLTSLESSVPLKEFDVIGFSLQYELNYTGVLNILDLSGIPLRSTERGEKDPLIIGGGPCALNPEPLADFFDAFVLGDGEEVVLEISRAIISSREKAESRANLLTRLSRIESVYIPSFFRVEYRSDGRVERIIPLAENYATVSRRILPDLNKGDFPQHPILPFMEIIHDRLNIEIARGCTRGCRFCQAGMIYRPVRERSFQKICQLIEEGLKNTGHDEVSLLSLSTGDYSCLEPLLTNVIDQYRNERVAVSLPSLRVETLKPSLIQKIREVRKTGFTLAPEAGTTRLRQVINKGNTEEDLLASIHAVFSANWQLVKLYFMIGLPTETEEDLQGIVALCRRALAEARRAKGSARINISISTFIPKAHTPFQWEPQLSMTEIAQKQKFLRKNLERHGLRLKWVDPPLSLLEGVFARGDRRLGRTLEMAYQLGCRLDGWGDHFCWERWEKAFARTNLEPSFFAQRLRELDEILPWDHLDSRVSKRFLREERHKAFQGVATVDCREASCTGCGVCYGVELFHNRLADKNEDRSQEAFRAQKTKIPPPPIHRFRSHYAKFGAMKFLGHLDLTRLLTRAFRRARIPLAFSQGFHPLPRVSFGPPLPVGYESWAEFLDFQIQGDIHPQEITLRMNNVLPPGIKFLETKEILLKSPSVFVSIINNLYLIRFSDPGELREEKIELFHREEKIVAWEAQKNKSFDLKKLVESIDWVDKVTLQMRIRSGEGGTIRPEKILDFIFGWPKEKRPTMIVQKLQAEFRESDPWLTKF
- the obgE gene encoding GTPase ObgE, encoding MFVKAGDGGNGCLSFRREKHVPRGGPNGGDGGKGGDVILKADSQITTLLDFRYQQHYHAKRGQHGKGKNQEGRSAPPLILPVPVGTIVRDAASGEILSDFTKKGETFIVAPGGWGGRGNAHFATPTLQAPRHAELGQTGEERWLLLELKLMADVGIVGFPNAGKSTLISKISAVRPKIADYPFTTLVPHLGVVTFGDHKPMVVADIPGIITGAHEGAGLGLRFLRHIERTSLLLHLLDISGTSQRDPLEDYLALNQELSLFSPRLAAKPQVVALNKIDVPEARQNLIEVRRYFKKIKKEVHPISALTGEGLPRLLASLSKALTQRLKEDKQE
- a CDS encoding Rne/Rng family ribonuclease; this encodes MANEILINVNSGETRVALLENGVLVEMYLERNSDQGISGNIYKGRVVRVLPGMQAAFVDIELDKAAFLYVTDVHQGFDDLELMMRAQEDDANGIPSSEDEDILDLNTPFQIEDLLHEGQEVLVQVSKEPLGSKGARITSHISLPGRHLVLMPMVDQVGVSRRIENEAERRRLREIIQRIKPAGCGLIVRTASEGKGEAELRQDMDFLLKMWNNIQKRKATSPVPSLLHKDLDITLRVIRDLFTLDVERAVIDSEEEFREIQDFCETFMPQLKSSIELYDKEEPLFDFFGIEMEISRALGRRVWLKSGGYIVIEMTEALTVIDVNTGRYVGKRNLEDTILKTNMEAVKEIAYQLRLRNIGGIIIIDFIDMEKESSREKVFQALMEALKKDKSKTNILKISELGLVEMTRKRTRESLGRILSERCFYCEGRGFLKSRSTICQEILREIQRDIRDLRGGNILVNVHPNVANFMYDEARCEIEKIEKRFSKRIVVRGKSDYHLEQFEINSSNGQFSFDKKESEIL
- the rpmA gene encoding 50S ribosomal protein L27, with product MAHKKGQGSSRNGRDSASQRLGVKRFGGQKVHAGSILVRQHGTRIHAGVNVGMGKDFTLFAKIDGVVTFERLDRERKKVSVYALPAEGIQV
- the rplU gene encoding 50S ribosomal protein L21, whose translation is MYAIIRTGGKQYKISPGDTIRVEKMEGKTGDAVELKDVLWYAEGEKVFAGKPLLPNVKIVGEILGQQRAKKVIVFKMKRRKGYARRKGHRQSFTTLKIKEINVQ